TTCCAGTCCTGACTAGGAGACAGAAGGCCTGGTTCAGTGGTGGAGGGGTGAGAAGTACAAGATGCACTGGTTTGATCCAGGGGATGTCCTGAAAATGCACTGCCTACCTGCCATCTCCTGCTCagtggatttttgggaatccAGGGCTTGTTACGTATTATTTGACTCTGCAATTAATAGaataaaattgttttgcaaCCCCTATTGTGTTTTAGGGTTTTTGTGCATGTCTCCTCCTGAACCTGTGACAGCAACCATCAGAGACCCTCAGGACATCCATACTCTCATGACAATAAATTCTGAGAAGTGATTTAAATTTGTCAAATAATTTGGGGAACTGTGTAGCCTGTTAGTTTCAGCAAAGAAGTGAATATAACTTAGTTCCATGGATACAGACTAGTTGGTGAAATTGCTGGGTTTGCATGCGTTAGGGAAGTGCTTCCCCACACACCCAGTGATGAAATAAAGTAATGCCTCCTTTATAACCTCTAGCTGGCAGTGGGGACTGGCCCACTTGGTAACTTTTATTTTGGCCATTTCTATTGAACAGTTGTTGAAACCTTTCCCAGCCGTTTCCTCTGGTTTacccctctgccagcccaagCTCTGCGCTGCAGGTGGCctgggtgtgtgcagagcaatgcAGCCCCACAAACCCCTCGGTTTTCCCACACATGGTCATaacctgtcccaggtgtgcccagctgtggcagcacaaaGAGCCGCAGCGCAGTGGGCgccgtgccctgcccagccgggGCTCTGTGcacggagcagcagcagcgccagcaCCTTTCAACCCGCTCCTGCCTTGGCTTCACCTGGCAGACAGAAGCCTCTGGGAATCAGCACCGCCAGTCACGTTCCCagcttggagcagctcctgctggagggCAGATCCTGCCAGTTCTAATTCCAGATAGGATGAGTTGGCTTGGCACAGTCTGTTTTTTGTAGCGGGATGTGGGCCATAGGGGTAGCTTCTGTGCAAAGCTGTTAGAAGCTTCCACCACGACCAACAGAGACAATCTCGGATGTCTCTGATGATGGGCATGCTGCTGGCCCAATTAGAGAGGTCGGTAATGCCTCAGTGGtgacatatttaagaagaaaaccaaagggTGGCCatgggctgctgccaggggccgTCCCTGCTGTGGTGGCAGCAATGCGCAGCAGCCACCGCTGTCTCGGCGCAGCCCGCGGCGAGCCTTGCCTGCCTGGCcgcccctgcccagctgagctgagggaggaaggcaggggtGCTAGTGGCAGCTTGTCCTTCCCAGAGCCCCCATGAAGAGAGGTGTTAATagtgccagtgctgcagcagccaccactGCCTGTGCCGTGGCAGCAGGGCCGCCTGGCCGGCAGCGGAAGCATGACAAGGGATTCCTCCACACGGAACCCAAATGAGATCAACTTCTGGGCACTGTGGGATCTTGCAAAATCTTTGAATTAGTAGAACTTGTTGACAATGGTACCTACAAGCAGCACTTTCCTTCTAGtcaaaaaaggagaggaaatgagGACATGTGAGGGAAACAACATGGcaacaccaaggtcagtggaaaagaaagagagggatGAAGTGATTCGAGAGCTGGATCAAGATTCCTCTGTAAGGCATGGTGAGGATCATGGTAAAACAAATTGCCCCCTTGTAATCCATGAAGTCAATGGGGGATGCAGAAATCCACTTGCAGCCAAGGAGAAAAGTGgttgtgctggagcaggtggataTTAGAGACAGCTGTGGTCTAGTGGGAGAcctgaaaagagagagagggcCGCTGCTTTCAGATATGGAGAGAGATCCCTTACTTCAAAACTAGGTCAGCATCTTCTAAAAAGGCTGCACCCTATGGATGATGGTTTTGGGATGACTGTTTGCCCATGGGAGTGaccccatggcacagcagaaGACAGACTACTCTCCCTGAGCAAACAAAAAGATCTCAAGTAATGCACTGGCCAAAACCCCCATAGCCTGTCTTCCTGTGCTGTTAGTGaaaaggagggaggggctggggaaaaagaaggtgttttaaaggcctatttttatttctcattattctcCTCTCACTCTGTTAATAGGTTACTTTACCCCTTAAATGTGAACCTGTTTTGCCCTAGAATATTTTCTCCCAGTCCGtatctcaactcatgagccCTTCcttagttttttttcccctctcctctgctcaaCTCTAGCAAAAGAAGGTAAGGAAACTACTTTCATGGCTACCAGGAGTTTGGGAAGTGTCAAACATTGACAGAAGAACAAAGGCAGGGCAGAGATGTACATACAGGGGAGCCCTGGGCATGTCCAATAAATGTGCAAATATGTGGAGACACTTGTTTGGAATTATTTCAGCTCTTATGCCAACAGTGCCTTCTCTCCTAGTTCCGTCCAATGCTTTGGGCCATTTTCTTGGTGTGGTTTCCTTTGCTTTGGTCCCATCTGAATGCTCAGTTCAGGTACAGGCTGTAGGAGCTTGGGCACTCTTGGAATTACTCTTGGATCCCTTGAACAACAGGGTTTGTCCCACCAGGGGAGTTTGTGCTGCTTTATGATGCAGAACTTCCCAGGCTAATTTGTGTTTGCTGGAGGGAAGGTTGGGCTGCTTTGCATAAAGTCACAGACCAATGCAGAACGTTTGCTTTGTGATGTCAGGGCAGGGTTGCCACGTTGTTGTGGTGACATCAGAAGCTGCCTTGGTGCACAAAGGGCCTCAGggccagagcagctcttgggcaTTCTCAGTGCAGGAGCATCCCACGGTTTGTCAGTGGGCAGCTATGCACTGACAAGAGCCTTGTTTGCTCTTGTGCTTCAACACAGTCTGAAAACTTGCACAGCAGTGCTACAATGGATGAGGAACTTATTGCTGCAATTTGCACTCTTTACAGCATTGGTTATTCCAGCTATTACCTGACTAACCTGGGCCGTAAGTAGAGATTTTCCATGGGTGTAACCTAACCTGGCTTTTGTTTgtcttcctgctctttcctaGTGCTGGGttgattttgaaacagaaagagCATTAGGATGCCACTGATTTGGTAAAGCTCCTGTTAACACCTTCCCCTAAAAACAGGGTATCTGTAGCCAGCATTGTGCTGAGGGCAGCATTTGCAAGGGAACCTGCAGGGGTTGCATTCTCTACACAAGAGAGTCTGTGGCAACAGAGTCTGACATTTCCTCAGTCTGCCAGATCAAGGAGGACAACTTTGAAAATGCAAACTGGGAGACCTTCTCAGAAGGCCTTCTGAAAACAATACGGTTCTCTCCAGTTTTCTCAAAGAATTTGGTTCATTTTCCCTGCCCACTACAGGTCACCTGAGACGTGTATTCAGAGATGCTGCTCGTGAGGTGAGTGAGAAAAGAACCTTTCATGTTCCTTGTATTTAAGAATTGTGAAGTAATCTGTTAGCTTGGCCTGTGGTAGTAGAGTGTGGAGGGCTAGCTGGGTAGACTAAGAGAAAATTCATTTCCATGTGtgcagcagcaaatgcaaagGCATTGCTGcaatttcctaattttccatttcagcgCTTTAAAAGAACTGAAACCCTGGTTTTGCAGAGTGAATGTTGCTTGCTGATAGTAGCCAGGGTGAAATATCTAATTCAGAGCAATTTTCAGTACTGTTGATTCAGCCCATTGTGATTTAGTGGGAATGACTTAGAATCCCCTTGCTGTCAAAATTTATGATTTGTCCTTAGTAGACCTGGTTGTAGAGCTGAACAGAAAGAAGGTTATAAATGATAGGTAACTCCCTGTTCCTCATGCTACTGTCtgtccacagagcacagaaccAACAGCAGACTCTCCTCTGgttcccactgctcctggagaagaggccaaagaTGAGGCCAAAGAGGAGCACAAGCCTCCAGCCgtggtcacagcacagcctgaataTTCCGAGCTGGTAAGTCAGTTCTGGCTGGTGCTGTCTTTAGTGCAAGACAGGGCTGCAAGTTTCTGACCAGGCAGCAGTTGCTGTCggtggctgaggatgctgagtgctggagtcctgccaggacctggcaATTCCCCGTGCCAGTGAGATCTGGAAAATGGGCTTGGATCTGTCATGTTGAGGGAccaaagagctgctgcctctgggtgAGCATCTGGCTCCTTGGCTCAGTGTAGCTCTGTCTCTTGGCTTCTGCAGTGCTATGGCCAAAGGCACATGTGGTAGTGCTGGGTACCACaaggctttgtttgttttatctttctgtGTTTGTCGCTTGTGGGACTGTTCTGCAGTTTTCTTGAGTAATTCTTCACATCTGCAGAGTGTTTTGTTCCACCTATGTTTTGGCTTTTGATAAGCTGCAAAGAGATAATTGTGTTGTCCATGAAGCTGTTTGGGACTGACCATTCTTGTCCCTTGctgcaaaagaaacaaagtgcATACTTCTGAACTTTTCTTCTAagacaaaaaccagaaaaggcaAGTTTCTGTTGacacattttgtattttgtggtGAAGTGTGCAGCTTTGCTGCATTGGAGCCCCAAGTAGGGGTGAAGATGCAAGTCTTTGACTGCTCTCTTGTGTTGCTAAGAACAGCAAAGACACATTGAAATTCTGGatgcaatattttaaatcaaatgtGCAACTGTCTGCTTGGGGAGATGCCTGGGACAAAAGGAGCCAGGGGTGCCAaccaacagcagctgaacatgaggcagcgtgtgcccagggggccaagaaggccaagggcatcctggcctgtgtcagcaatagtggggcagcaggagcagggcagtgagctgtgccctgtgctggcaccgctgcggccgctgctcgagtgctgtgtccagttctggcccctctggagcagaaagacactgaggggctggagcgtgtccagagaagggcaagggagctggggagggtgggaacACAAGCCCAAAgaggaggtgctgagggagctTTAGCCTGGGGAAAGGCAGGCTCATGAGGGACATTCCAGGCACACTTCCAGAAATGCCTACCTGACAGTGCTCCCCACAagggctgttcctgtgccaaGCATCCCCTCACTGCATCCAGATGCTTTAGGCACTGGAGTAGGTGACTCTTCCATTTCTCGGTTTGTTGGATTGTTGATTTGCTAGGACGAGCAGGACTCTTTGTTCTCTCTTTGGCCAGCAAGAAAAGGTGCTTTTGTTCTGATGCCAGGCCAGTCAGTAGGGCCTTGCACATCACTCTCAGGTTAGCAGTGCCTGTGCCTTTTGGTAGCCCAGGGAATCAGTATGTGTTGCGTTTGGGAATTGAGCAGGAAATCAACACCCTTGCATTCCAAGTGCTCTTCAGAGATCAGAGGAGCTGATAGGGGCTGGGCTTCATTTCTGATTACAGCCACTTTAGCACTGCCAGTGTGGCTGTGACCAAGAGAAGaacctgccccagcacagatGCATAAAGAGTGCAATTCCCAGTGCAATGCTCAGGGTCTGTATGCATTCCATAAGGACCTACACGCTCCAGATTCCTTAAGGGTGTGGTTAATTGAAGCAACAGGAGGGCAAGTTCAGGATTTCTGCTGTTTGGGGCACTTGCTACTGAGTGTAGATATGTGTAGTGCCAGAAAGTACAGTAAGAGAGATATTACAATAGTGAGATCTGTCTATTTATCTATACATCGATCTGcctatctgtctgtctgtctatctgtCTATCTGAAACTTCCCAGCCATGCACTTTGCACACCCAGAGGGTGTGCAAAGTTCCCCTAAAGGCATCCTTtcagggggagaggaggagacaCACATTCTGTCCACAAAGTCTTGGCAGGCAGATGTTTCGCCCTCCAGAAATGGCTGTGTTTTCCCCTCAGAgggcttctcctcctccagcatctTCTGCCCTGAAGCCCACTGTTTATCCTGTAAGTTTCTGCCTTTCCTAGTGAGGTGGAACACTCTTATGTTCCGGGTGGGTTTTAGTGATTTAGTGATTTTAGTGATTTTCAGTGGATTTTGGTCATACATGAATGAGAGAATTCTCAGTTGACAAAGGAGGAAGAATAACCACCTTGGTCTTCCTCCATATGCTGAGGTGGCTGTAGAGGCTCTCTGACCTCCATCAGAGGATCTTTACATGCATCCTTATCTCCTGAATGAGCAGGATTTCTAACAAGTGTCTAGATGtcagaaaggcaggaatggtGGTGCAGGACTGAAGAGAACATGAACTCCAGAAGTGTCTCTCACAGGAAGTGAGCCCACACTGGAAGCCACCTGCAGAGacaggatggagctgtgagACAGGGCAGGGGGTCAGTCACAATGGAATGACAAAGGGGACACAGCAGAAGTGGAGGGAGGCCCTCAGCAGAGCCTTGAGAAatgccaccccttccctgtcagcTGCCTGAGAGGCTGTTGGAGCTTCAGTCCCAGATGGACCCTGATTGTACTGCCAGTGTCACTTTGGAATCTGTGCCTCCCCATGGGCAGAGAATgacccaggagagcagcagcacagtgctttgGGAACGTGTGAGCCCATCACTCTTAGAGACTTGGCCCACAAATGCTGTCTGGGAAGGTGAAGCCCatcttctcttgctttctgtgcAGGCCCTTCTGGAGAGAGAGCATGAGCAGATTGCTTTAGCAGAGGTGCCATTCCAGACTCAGGgactgctgttcccagcccgagagcaggaagagcagctgaggcagcgagaggaggagcagcaggagaatggCCAGGTAAGCCTGGCTCACAGGGTGACAGAGtgaggggcaggaacaggagcatAAAACAGAGCTCTTGGGACTGAGGAGGCCAGCATTCCCAGAGGCACTCAAAGCACAGAGCCTTGTAATCCACAGagatcagcactgggatgggaaggtTACAATGGAAGCAGAAGTGGGTAGGGAAGCAGAAATGAGTGGCAGAATGAATTTGATTTTGAggctgaaagaggaaaaagctgagCCTGGTGGCAGCTCCCTGTCACCTGCTCTGCATTTGCGTTTGCAGAACGTCAAGGCAGAGCcacaagcagagctgcccaaagcTCAGATTCCCATCATGGCAGTGAAGATGAGGAACAAGGAAGACATGAGAAGAATTCAAGATCACTGGAATCTCCATCGACAGAGGCGTGATCTACAAAAGCAGGTAAGTGTAAGAGTGGCTGCCACTCCACTCAAGAaactttctctctcttctttacAGAACTTCAATGAGAAGCTGCCCGCAGAGCCGCAGGAAACTCAGGCTGTGCTCAAGGCAACGGAGATGaggctgaagaaagaaatgaaaattgtcaaagagaaaattaatctcCTTCAGGAGCAAGAGGCTCGAGAAAAGCCAGTGAGTGAAAGAGTGATAGCCACTGCAGTCACCAAAGTGGTGCTTGCTGCCCTCCTtgcctttcctctgcagagcagtggggctggggtgaTGCCTCTGAGTGCCATCCTGCTTTGGTCCCTATCACAGCTGCTCTTAAGGACACTTCCTGGGCTGCTGaatctcagctgctgccctggatgTGGCTGACAGCACCTTCCTAAAGGCTTGCATTTGAAATGGGATCTCAGGGCAATTTCTGCCAGCCGCCTTTCTGACACAAACTCATTTCTTCTCTCAGATCTACACATGCTCTGTCATGcaacctgctgcagcagcagtgttgtTTCATGACACCCCCAGTCCCCAGGATGAGAAGTGGAGCCTTTTCAGCTCATTTAGGTCCAGTGTGGCCGCAGCTGCTCAGAAACACGAGATGGAGGAGAAGTACCTGGAGCTACTGAGTACGTCTGGTGTATTTCTTGTCTGAGGGACAGTGTGTTGTGTGCATGTGTCAGCATAGCTGTACCAAATGTTCCTCCTCAGTTTGGTGTTGCAGGGACATTTACGACTCCCCAGAGgaactgctgtgctctgaggcaGCAAGAGAGCATCCTgggtgctcctgctgcctctaAGGGCAGTTCAGTCTggcttggggtttttaaaatttgcttttggaaGTTTTTGGgtgccatttttctttctgtggagTTGGTTTTATTGTCCTCCATCCCAAAGGAGCCCTCCTACCACAGGTGTGTTACTGCATCATGGACTGTTATAAATGCCACTACTATATCTACAATTTGTTTTTATCAGAATGCTACATTTTTGTCCTCTTCAAAGTAGAACTCCTTTGAAACAACATCGACCAAGCAGAGAGCAAGGTGTGTTTTTACTGTGCCcccaaagaaaagcaagataCCTGTATAACAATCTGTATTTAATATCCTCATTTTTATGCTTATAAAGATGTGTCCAAGAGAAACACTGATGTGGTGTGATCAGATAAAACTGCACTGCCGGCATTTCTCAGGAGCAAGCCTCCAGCTACTTCACTGTATATTCCTCAGATCCATGACACTTTTTCATACCTCATTCCTATTCATTCCCATGTCATTAAAATCCTACCCTTTGGCCCAATCCCTGCTCAGATCAGTATCTAGGAAAACACATAAAGCCCTTGATGATTCAGCAGCGTAGCTCATTTAATCTGCTTCTTGTCCGCaacagctgccagtgctgtggcagACCTGGTGGGGCTGAGAACAGAGCCCAGCTGATTCTGTGTCTACCACCACCTGCTAGGACAAGAAGGGCATTGATCTGCACCTTGGTGTGTCTGATCTCCAAGCCAATCCTGTTGTGTCCTGAATGGGGCAACAGCTTGTAAAGGGCTCAGGCTGGCTGTGGCTTCTTCCCTTTGCTTGTCCGTGCTCGTGCTTGGGCTTTGCCAGCCTGTTGTGgtggctgccctgcccctgatGGCTGGTGTGACTGCAGAGGCTGTAGCCTTCCTCAGCTGGCAGAGTCCCGCTGCTGCCcgcagcacagagctgccccgaggcagcagcccctcctCTGGGCTGGCTTCTGCATGGCAGGGCCTGGACTCACCAGAGGGTCAGCATCTCCTCTGGGCAGCTGTCCGTGTCACGCTGGCACCTGAGGAGCACTGCTGTccttgctgtccctgcccgCTGTGCCGAGCTGGGAAGATGGGGACGTGTGAGGTGCTGAGAGGGAGAGTCCAATGGGAGTGACTGATCTGCGCTGTCAGGGTGAAGAGAAGCAGTGTGGCTCTTAACATGGGGCACTGGCAAGGCCGTCTGTGAGCTCAGCCTGCTCATAAAGGGTGAGGGTCCTGATGCTGAAAGCCCTGTTGGGATTGCTTATAgtgtgagctgctctgctttacAAATGGAAAGGCATTCTTCTGGCAAACTGCTGTAAGGTGGGATCTCAGCTTTAAAGTGAGCATCTTGCATTTTGTTTCCCTCAGGGAAAATGGTGAATATGGAAAATCCCCTGATGAAATACATTGAACTGGGAAATATCGGCAGTGGGTGAGTCCAACCGCAGTTACTTCTACACAACCACGGGCCAGAGGATTTGCTGGTGGAATATCTACTAAGTGTGAAGACAGGCAAGCTGCAAACATATTCAGACAGTGGGGTTAGACTGCTTGACTGCTGAGTGCCAGTCAGAATTTTTAAGTGTGAGCAGAAGGTATGGTCAAAGACACTTCTATCTTCATTTCCAGAAAGAGCAACCTACCCCTATAACAGGGGCAGCTATGCCCCTATCATAGCTGTAAGAAAACAGTTTCCAGGAACATTTCTTTCCAAGAGTTTGCTGAAGGAAATACTCCCTGGTCAGGATAAGAACTGAACAGTTTAGAAACTGCAATCCAAGATCAAAGAATGAGCTCTCTTTTTTACCTGAGGCAGTAAACCCCAACACTTCAGGAAAAGGCCCAGTGCCCGTGAACTTGAGAGGAAAATACATCATCTGCCTTCTGGCTGGcccctcctgcatcctgcaggttTTAGGCATTTACAGCACAGatctcctgcctgggctggcttTCACTCCAAATTCTAAATGGcttctctttgctttgctttgtttctagGACTTTTGGAGAGGTTTGTAGAGCATTCGACACTGCCACAGGAGAAGAGGTAAATGTCAACAGCCCCTGCAGACTCTGCAGCTCTTGAGGGCTTTCCCCTCTGGCTGGAGCTTTGGGTAGAGCTCTGCAGTAAAGGCACAAGAAGCACAGACTGGTGCCAGCCTGAAAATTGCACTTGGGACAGTTTTTGTCCTTCTCAGCTGCCAGAAGGAAGGCGAGGAGGGCAGCAGTTCCTTTGAGAGAAGGACGCGCTCACTCGCTCTCATTTGCTGAAACGAAGGTGGTGCCCCAGAGCATCTCACTGCTCTTTGCGGCTACAGCTT
Above is a window of Oenanthe melanoleuca isolate GR-GAL-2019-014 chromosome Z, OMel1.0, whole genome shotgun sequence DNA encoding:
- the LOC130264650 gene encoding serine/threonine-protein kinase PAK 3-like isoform X2, with product MDEELIAAICTLYSIGYSSYYLTNLGRHLRRVFRDAARESTEPTADSPLVPTAPGEEAKDEAKEEHKPPAVVTAQPEYSELALLEREHEQIALAEVPFQTQGLLFPAREQEEQLRQREEEQQENGQNVKAEPQAELPKAQIPIMAVKMRNKEDMRRIQDHWNLHRQRRDLQKQVSVRVAATPLKKLSLSSLQNFNEKLPAEPQETQAVLKATEMRLKKEMKIVKEKINLLQEQEAREKPIYTCSVMQPAAAAVLFHDTPSPQDEKWSLFSSFRSSVAAAAQKHEMEEKYLELLRKMVNMENPLMKYIELGNIGSGTFGEVCRAFDTATGEEVAIKKINLQGLTSKEVIINEVMVMKNNRNPNLVNYLDSYLVDNQFWLVMEYMDGGTLSDLISKTHMTEGEIAAVSRECLQGLDFLHSNLVIHRDVKSCNILLRTDGSVKLGSTPDSHRRDPTAAAAQALLAFAAGLPELLPADRRGAALVCQGAPAA
- the LOC130264650 gene encoding serine/threonine-protein kinase PAK 3-like isoform X1 translates to MDEELIAAICTLYSIGYSSYYLTNLGRHLRRVFRDAARESTEPTADSPLVPTAPGEEAKDEAKEEHKPPAVVTAQPEYSELALLEREHEQIALAEVPFQTQGLLFPAREQEEQLRQREEEQQENGQNVKAEPQAELPKAQIPIMAVKMRNKEDMRRIQDHWNLHRQRRDLQKQVSVRVAATPLKKLSLSSLQNFNEKLPAEPQETQAVLKATEMRLKKEMKIVKEKINLLQEQEAREKPIYTCSVMQPAAAAVLFHDTPSPQDEKWSLFSSFRSSVAAAAQKHEMEEKYLELLRKMVNMENPLMKYIELGNIGSGTFGEVCRAFDTATGEEVAIKKINLQGLTSKEVIINEVMVMKNNRNPNLVNYLDSYLVDNQFWLVMEYMDGGTLSDLISKTHMTEGEIAAVSRECLQGLDFLHSNLVIHRDVKSCNILLRTDGSVKLADFGLSAQLIPEQNQRCSMTGTAGWMAPEVVTGQPYGPKVDIWSLGIVGIEMVEREVPYWNQTPARAQLLTAIGETPQLRQPKLFSPLLRDFLNCCLQTDEARRWSAKELLQHKFVTSAKPASSLVPLILSLKKWRENESGNPFRTILSNTSLE